A genomic region of Caulobacter vibrioides contains the following coding sequences:
- a CDS encoding carboxylesterase/lipase family protein codes for MTLDRRTVLAATLATALAPRVNASGRAAPIADTAAGRVRGLDVEGIKVFKGVRYGADTSSRRFQPAQAAQPWKGVVDALAYGPACPQTKADEATSEDCLFLNVWSPALADGKRRPVMVYVHGGAHANGSGSSPLYDGTWLARTHDVVVVTVNHRLNCFGYAYLARLGGADLADSGNVGNLDLILALEWVRDNIAAFGGDPGNVMTFGQSGGGAKLVTLMAMPRAAGLYHKVATMSGQHVTAMGPIHATIRAKAFMAQLGLKPDQTEALKALPAAQLVEALKMRDPLERKGSIVFWSVVDHGVLTRHPFYPDAPRQSAQVPMIIGNTHDETKAFLGGDPKNFELTWTELPGKLDNELVLDLSPDYLVAQYRRLYPHYTPSDCFFAITTAGRSWPGHLIQAERRAGIGAPAWMYQLDFGAQTDPKMGAFHGYDIPLVFGTLDAKGSMTGTGAAARKVRDQMSAAFANFARTGDPNGAAIPAWQKYDLPRRATLVINETSKMVDDPRKAERELFAAAPFLKEGT; via the coding sequence ATGACCCTCGATCGCCGCACCGTCCTGGCCGCAACCCTGGCGACGGCCCTCGCCCCGCGGGTCAATGCAAGCGGTCGCGCCGCCCCGATCGCCGACACGGCGGCCGGCCGCGTGCGTGGGCTGGATGTCGAGGGGATCAAGGTCTTCAAGGGCGTGCGGTATGGCGCCGACACGTCCTCCCGGCGGTTCCAGCCGGCGCAGGCGGCCCAACCTTGGAAGGGCGTCGTCGACGCGCTGGCCTATGGGCCGGCCTGTCCTCAGACCAAGGCCGATGAGGCCACCAGCGAAGACTGCCTGTTCCTCAACGTCTGGTCCCCTGCTCTTGCCGATGGAAAGCGGCGGCCGGTGATGGTCTATGTCCACGGCGGCGCCCATGCGAACGGCTCGGGATCGAGCCCGCTCTATGACGGGACCTGGCTGGCGCGCACCCACGACGTGGTCGTGGTCACGGTGAACCATCGCCTCAACTGTTTCGGCTATGCGTATCTGGCGCGGCTGGGCGGCGCGGACCTGGCCGACAGCGGCAATGTCGGCAACCTCGACTTGATCCTGGCGCTGGAGTGGGTGCGCGACAACATCGCCGCCTTCGGCGGCGATCCCGGCAATGTCATGACCTTCGGCCAGTCCGGCGGCGGGGCCAAGCTGGTGACCCTGATGGCCATGCCCCGGGCGGCGGGCCTCTACCATAAGGTCGCGACCATGAGCGGCCAGCATGTGACAGCGATGGGGCCGATCCACGCGACGATCCGCGCCAAGGCCTTCATGGCGCAGCTGGGCCTCAAACCCGACCAGACGGAGGCCCTGAAGGCCCTGCCCGCCGCGCAGTTGGTCGAGGCGCTGAAGATGCGCGATCCGCTTGAGCGCAAGGGGAGCATCGTCTTCTGGTCGGTCGTCGACCACGGCGTGCTGACGCGGCACCCGTTCTATCCGGACGCCCCGCGCCAAAGCGCCCAAGTCCCGATGATCATCGGCAACACCCACGACGAGACCAAGGCCTTCCTGGGCGGGGATCCGAAGAACTTCGAGCTGACCTGGACGGAATTGCCCGGCAAACTCGACAACGAGTTGGTGCTGGATCTGTCGCCCGACTATCTGGTCGCCCAGTATCGCCGGCTCTATCCCCACTACACGCCGTCGGACTGCTTCTTCGCCATCACCACGGCGGGACGGTCCTGGCCCGGCCATCTGATCCAGGCCGAACGCCGCGCGGGGATCGGGGCGCCGGCCTGGATGTACCAGCTGGATTTCGGCGCCCAGACCGATCCGAAGATGGGCGCCTTCCACGGCTATGACATCCCGCTGGTGTTCGGCACGCTGGACGCGAAGGGCTCAATGACGGGAACCGGAGCCGCCGCGCGAAAGGTGCGCGACCAGATGAGCGCCGCCTTCGCCAACTTCGCGCGCACGGGCGATCCTAACGGCGCGGCGATCCCGGCTTGGCAAAAGTACGACCTGCCACGTCGGGCCACGCTGGTGATCAACGAGACCTCAAAGATGGTCGATGATCCGCGCAAGGCGGAGCGGGAGCTCTTCGCCGCCGCTCCGTTCCTGAAGGAAGGAACCTAG
- a CDS encoding glutathione S-transferase family protein, with product MKQSIGRRASLGALAGLAAAPLMTSTASAKPGKPLPPITIYHLEGRRSERIVWLMEELGLPYELKFKRGDLAGSMALIREFSPVVPMAPTVKYGDQVLVESGAIIELILNRHAPGRLQPAQDSRDYPNHLMWMHYAEGSLAARLFSDYRAWTAQPPKQRSRLVDSEAVVQFAENFLAQHPWFGGAAFSGADIMMMFPLNAATGLNLVEPSQFPNVAAWKARIEARPAYQRMLAKARPDGMIGGLPRLPQHAPAGPRAAPNAPG from the coding sequence ATGAAACAGTCCATCGGACGTCGGGCCTCGCTGGGCGCCCTGGCGGGTTTAGCGGCCGCGCCGCTGATGACTTCGACCGCCAGCGCCAAGCCGGGCAAACCTCTGCCGCCGATCACGATCTACCATTTGGAGGGCCGTCGATCGGAGCGGATCGTCTGGCTGATGGAGGAACTTGGCTTGCCCTATGAGCTCAAGTTCAAGCGTGGCGACCTGGCCGGCTCCATGGCCCTGATCCGTGAATTCAGCCCGGTCGTGCCAATGGCGCCGACTGTGAAGTACGGCGATCAGGTCCTTGTCGAGTCCGGCGCGATCATCGAGCTTATTCTCAATCGCCACGCTCCAGGGCGCCTGCAACCAGCGCAGGATAGCCGCGACTACCCCAACCACCTGATGTGGATGCACTATGCTGAGGGTAGTCTGGCCGCGCGCCTCTTCTCGGACTATCGCGCCTGGACCGCTCAGCCGCCCAAGCAACGCTCGCGCTTGGTCGATTCCGAGGCCGTCGTGCAGTTCGCCGAGAACTTCCTGGCCCAGCACCCGTGGTTTGGCGGGGCGGCGTTCTCCGGCGCTGACATCATGATGATGTTCCCGCTCAACGCCGCCACCGGTTTGAACCTCGTCGAGCCGTCGCAGTTTCCAAACGTCGCGGCCTGGAAGGCCAGGATCGAGGCGCGACCCGCCTATCAACGCATGCTCGCCAAGGCCCGCCCGGACGGGATGATCGGCGGTTTGCCGCGCTTGCCTCAGCACGCGCCCGCTGGCCCCCGTGCGGCGCCCAACGCCCCTGGGTAG
- a CDS encoding TonB-dependent receptor: MGASVSLAAMLAAGAAVAEDETTRPANLGAVVDEIMVTAQKRAENVQDVPLAITAVRGEALASMNITQPQQLSLIDPSVRFKQSLSSSASGLTIRGVGTSSFSAGIEQSISTVVDGVVLADPASLATLADVERVEILRGPQGMLFGKNASAGLVHFITNRPRLNENSGQLHLQFGERGEQVLQAIGNLAVGETLALRLVATHNQRDGLIRNVAKDNVFTDPQDVSTLTLKALWKPSDDLTVYFSADRTDNDAFCCSSTWRKVTPGFAPAVTNARYGVVAGPKNLRVAANGPSQGKSTAQGGTLQIDYGLGDLTLTSISAYRSVKREAFYDGDLTPVSYVDVNGGAGKTDWLSQELRLTSPIGERFDYVAGLYLYHSKASSLIRQRGQLSWITPATNGGVVPIIPGAPLGTIFETSTVNDINSTSVAGFGQVGLHITSKLDLIAGARITRDEITLDYRRAPTPGAVYIPGSITLSLHQEVDNTNTSWRIGPRYNFSDDIMAYATVSRGYKGPGFSGLSAANSLADQRVQPEIPTSYEAGVKAAFLDRRLILNANVYSTTVENFQAQVSDLTSATYSSRITNAGEIKTRGFEANLMARPTSGLTINAGLAYTHARYADFNGVQCYFGQPKIAQGGPCSAPPASPTSLDGFFNAKGLSLAGVPDWVYGVSAVYERSLGPDLRGFFQANWNWQSDINYSISGDPGTIQKAYGLLGGRIGVSAPDKAWSVALYASNLLDKRYAAQITPSPVTALNPGGYVQYFSPDSVRRVGISLDVAF; encoded by the coding sequence ATGGGCGCGTCGGTCAGCCTCGCCGCAATGCTCGCCGCCGGCGCCGCCGTGGCCGAAGACGAGACGACGCGCCCTGCCAATCTGGGCGCGGTTGTCGATGAGATCATGGTCACCGCCCAGAAGCGGGCCGAGAACGTCCAGGACGTGCCGCTGGCCATCACCGCCGTTCGCGGTGAGGCGCTGGCCTCTATGAACATCACCCAGCCCCAGCAGCTGTCTCTGATCGACCCTAGTGTCCGCTTCAAACAAAGCCTCAGCAGCAGCGCTTCGGGTCTGACGATCCGCGGCGTCGGCACCAGCAGCTTTTCGGCGGGGATCGAGCAGAGCATCTCCACCGTCGTCGACGGCGTGGTGTTGGCCGATCCCGCCAGTCTCGCCACCCTGGCCGACGTCGAGCGGGTCGAGATTCTGCGCGGGCCGCAGGGTATGCTGTTTGGCAAGAACGCCTCGGCGGGCCTCGTCCACTTCATCACCAACCGGCCTAGGCTGAATGAGAACAGCGGCCAGCTGCATCTGCAGTTTGGGGAGCGGGGTGAGCAGGTTCTGCAAGCGATCGGCAACCTGGCGGTCGGCGAAACCCTGGCCCTGCGCCTGGTGGCCACGCACAACCAGCGCGACGGCCTCATCCGCAACGTCGCCAAGGACAATGTTTTCACCGATCCCCAGGATGTCAGCACCCTGACCCTGAAGGCCCTATGGAAACCGAGCGATGACCTGACCGTCTATTTCTCGGCCGACCGCACCGACAACGACGCCTTCTGCTGTTCGTCGACCTGGCGCAAGGTCACGCCGGGTTTCGCACCGGCCGTGACCAATGCGCGCTATGGCGTTGTCGCTGGACCCAAGAACCTGCGGGTCGCCGCTAATGGCCCGTCACAGGGCAAGTCGACCGCCCAGGGCGGCACGCTGCAGATCGACTACGGGCTAGGCGACCTGACCCTGACCTCGATCAGCGCCTATCGTTCGGTGAAGCGCGAGGCGTTCTATGACGGCGACTTGACGCCGGTCAGCTATGTCGACGTCAATGGTGGGGCAGGCAAGACCGACTGGCTCAGCCAGGAGCTACGGTTGACCTCGCCAATCGGCGAGCGTTTTGACTATGTCGCGGGCCTCTATCTCTACCATTCCAAGGCTTCATCGCTGATCCGCCAGCGAGGTCAGCTCAGCTGGATCACACCGGCGACCAATGGCGGGGTGGTCCCGATTATCCCCGGCGCGCCGTTGGGGACGATCTTCGAGACCTCGACGGTCAACGACATCAATTCCACCAGCGTCGCGGGTTTTGGCCAGGTTGGGCTGCACATCACATCCAAGCTGGACTTGATCGCCGGGGCGCGGATCACCCGCGACGAGATCACCCTGGACTATCGCCGCGCGCCGACACCGGGCGCGGTTTACATCCCCGGCTCGATCACGCTGAGCCTGCACCAGGAAGTCGACAACACCAACACCTCTTGGCGGATCGGGCCACGCTACAATTTCAGCGACGACATCATGGCGTATGCGACAGTCTCGCGGGGGTACAAGGGGCCCGGTTTCAGCGGTCTTAGCGCGGCTAACAGTCTGGCCGATCAGCGCGTCCAGCCTGAGATCCCGACCAGCTACGAGGCTGGCGTAAAGGCTGCGTTCCTCGACCGCCGCCTGATCCTCAACGCCAACGTCTACAGCACCACGGTTGAGAACTTCCAGGCCCAGGTGTCCGACCTGACCAGCGCCACCTATTCCTCTCGGATCACCAACGCCGGCGAGATCAAAACGCGTGGCTTCGAGGCCAACCTGATGGCGCGGCCGACGAGCGGCCTCACCATCAACGCAGGCCTGGCCTATACCCACGCGCGCTATGCCGACTTCAATGGCGTGCAGTGCTATTTCGGCCAGCCGAAGATCGCCCAGGGTGGACCGTGCAGCGCGCCGCCAGCCAGCCCGACCTCGCTGGACGGGTTCTTTAACGCCAAGGGGCTCAGCCTTGCGGGCGTGCCGGACTGGGTCTACGGCGTCAGCGCGGTCTATGAGCGGTCCCTGGGCCCAGACCTTCGCGGCTTCTTCCAGGCCAACTGGAACTGGCAGAGCGACATCAACTACTCGATCAGTGGTGACCCCGGCACGATCCAGAAGGCCTATGGCCTGCTCGGCGGCCGCATCGGCGTCTCGGCGCCTGACAAGGCCTGGAGCGTGGCGCTCTACGCCAGCAACCTGCTGGACAAGCGTTACGCCGCCCAGATCACCCCGTCGCCGGTGACTGCTCTCAACCCCGGAGGTTACGTCCAGTATTTCAGCCCGGACTCCGTGCGTCGGGTCGGGATCAGCCTGGACGTCGCATTCTAG
- a CDS encoding MFS transporter, translated as MTDTTKRTRVRWLIITVLFIITTINYADRATFSIAGQSASKELGLDPVAMGYILSAFAWAYVLGQIPGGALLDKFGSKRIYVISLVVWSLFTALQGFAGFFTGLAAASVFFAMRFAVGLGESPSFPANARIVAAWFPGSERGTASAIFNSAQYFSLVAFAPLMGWLAHTFGWRSVFWVMGAIGLVAAMFFVKPIHSPLTHPAVNKAEVDYIEAGGGLVRMEEASASNGAAFTWANVKQVLSSRMLLGVYLGQYCINVLTYFFVTWFPIYLVKARGMSIMEAGFTAAAPALCGFIGGVFGGVMSDMLLKRTGSLDIARKTPLLIGMLLATCIMACVWIEQEWLVVVVMALAFFGKGVASLGWAVVSDTSPKEMAGVTGGVFNTFGNAAGIVTPIVIGYIVQATGSFDGALIFVGVHCVITILAYFLIVGKIQRLELKAA; from the coding sequence ATGACCGACACCACCAAGCGGACACGCGTGCGCTGGCTGATCATCACGGTCCTCTTCATCATCACCACGATCAACTACGCCGACCGCGCGACCTTCTCGATCGCCGGACAGTCAGCCTCCAAGGAGCTGGGCCTGGATCCGGTGGCCATGGGCTACATCCTCTCGGCCTTCGCCTGGGCCTATGTGCTGGGCCAGATCCCCGGCGGGGCCTTGCTCGACAAGTTCGGCTCCAAGCGGATCTATGTGATCTCGCTGGTGGTCTGGTCGCTGTTCACGGCGCTGCAGGGTTTCGCGGGCTTCTTCACGGGCCTTGCGGCTGCGAGCGTCTTCTTCGCCATGCGGTTCGCCGTGGGTCTGGGTGAGTCGCCCTCGTTCCCGGCCAACGCCCGCATTGTCGCCGCCTGGTTTCCGGGATCGGAGCGCGGCACCGCCTCGGCGATCTTCAACTCGGCCCAATACTTCTCCCTCGTCGCTTTCGCGCCCTTGATGGGATGGCTGGCCCACACCTTCGGCTGGCGCTCGGTGTTCTGGGTGATGGGCGCCATCGGCCTCGTTGCGGCGATGTTCTTCGTCAAGCCGATCCACAGCCCGCTGACCCATCCGGCGGTCAACAAGGCCGAGGTCGACTATATCGAGGCCGGGGGCGGCCTGGTGCGCATGGAGGAGGCCTCGGCCTCGAACGGCGCGGCCTTTACCTGGGCCAACGTCAAGCAGGTGCTGTCCAGCCGCATGCTGCTGGGCGTGTATCTGGGCCAGTATTGCATCAACGTGCTGACCTATTTCTTCGTGACATGGTTCCCGATCTACCTCGTCAAGGCGCGCGGCATGTCGATCATGGAGGCGGGCTTCACCGCCGCCGCGCCCGCGCTCTGCGGCTTCATCGGCGGCGTGTTCGGCGGGGTCATGTCGGACATGCTGCTCAAGCGGACCGGCTCGCTGGACATCGCCCGCAAGACGCCGCTGCTGATCGGTATGCTGCTGGCCACCTGCATTATGGCCTGCGTGTGGATCGAGCAGGAGTGGCTGGTCGTGGTCGTCATGGCGCTGGCCTTCTTCGGCAAGGGCGTCGCGTCGCTGGGCTGGGCGGTGGTTTCGGATACTTCGCCCAAGGAGATGGCCGGCGTGACGGGCGGGGTCTTCAACACCTTCGGCAACGCCGCCGGCATCGTGACCCCCATCGTCATCGGCTACATCGTCCAGGCCACCGGCTCGTTCGACGGCGCCTTGATCTTCGTCGGCGTCCACTGCGTGATCACCATCCTGGCCTACTTCCTGATCGTCGGGAAAATCCAGCGACTGGAACTGAAGGCGGCTTAA
- a CDS encoding TonB-dependent receptor, which yields MSTNRYPAARAVLALSASALALSLATAAKAQTEAPQADDTVEAVVVTGFRASLQSAMNLKRNESGVVDAIKAEDIAQFPDLNLAESLQRIPGVSISRINGEGRQVTVRGLGSEYTRVRINGMEAISTTGGTANSGGTNRGRGFDFNVFASDLFNSIAVRKTASADVEEGSLGATVDLTTARPFDTRKPQLVLAAGGSYNDLSGKATPRVSALASRTFLDGKLGALVSVAYEQRRLKEEGANITRWAVGGSNGGFNAASTVPGYTIAEINNTSAATGIFAPRIPSYVSYDIDNKRLGVTGSFQFKPDADTEITLDTLYAYLHGIRKEAQLQAIGLSRSGVGKPQAIIRDGVVQNGNLVYARIDNVDLRTQSAYDELNTEFKQFTLSAKRHFGSRLVLGALAGYADSTFTQPISTIVTFDRANSQNYVYDFRNSRAPQILLGFDPTDPASWSAINGTSEVRIRPQFVENQFSTAKVYGEWEASDNLRIKAGLDWRKFEYDSYGAYRASETVSQTLTPAELASVSTVFSGFGKNLDLPTGNATAWLAPDIDKYNALLNIYSNSGIYALTNTNNSSARGQYGAVEEQNTGAYIQADFRFEAFGLPFRGDAGLRRVHTQQESAGYAAVSGVIQRVEVKRDYNLTLPAFNIAADVTDTFVARFSAAKTIARPGIGSLSPGGDVSVQGANRNYSSGNPFLDPTQSKNLDVSLEWYPAEGTMVAAGFFFKRIDTFVATLRREAVYNTLGLPDSLLTGTGATADQVFQVTQPVNSDGGDLKGFEINVQQPFTFLPGFWSNFGVIANYTYVDSKIEYLTSTAPGAPTVNATLVGLSKNAANATLYYETDKWSVRGSLAYRDGYLTQVPGSDGNTVQGTNETLNVDVQASWNIRDNLKLSVEGVNLTDEFNDQYVGDSNRLNVYTHSGRQFIVGLRYNF from the coding sequence ATGTCGACCAACCGCTACCCCGCCGCGCGCGCCGTCCTGGCGCTGAGCGCCTCGGCCCTGGCGTTGAGCCTCGCGACCGCCGCCAAAGCTCAAACCGAAGCTCCGCAAGCTGACGATACCGTCGAGGCTGTGGTCGTCACCGGCTTCCGCGCCAGCCTTCAGAGCGCCATGAACCTGAAGCGCAACGAGAGCGGCGTCGTCGACGCCATCAAGGCCGAAGATATCGCCCAGTTCCCCGACCTGAACCTGGCGGAATCGCTACAGCGCATTCCGGGCGTCTCGATCTCGCGGATCAATGGCGAAGGTCGCCAGGTGACCGTTCGCGGCCTTGGCTCGGAGTACACCCGCGTACGCATCAATGGGATGGAGGCGATCTCCACGACCGGAGGCACGGCCAACAGCGGCGGCACCAATCGCGGCCGGGGCTTTGACTTCAACGTCTTCGCGTCGGATCTCTTCAACAGCATCGCCGTGCGTAAAACCGCCTCGGCCGACGTTGAGGAAGGCTCGCTAGGCGCCACCGTCGACCTGACGACCGCCCGTCCCTTCGACACCCGCAAGCCCCAGCTCGTGCTGGCCGCCGGCGGCAGCTACAATGACCTCTCGGGCAAGGCCACGCCCCGCGTCTCGGCCCTCGCTAGCCGCACCTTCCTGGACGGCAAGCTTGGCGCGCTAGTCTCGGTGGCCTACGAGCAGCGCCGTCTGAAAGAGGAAGGCGCCAACATCACCCGCTGGGCCGTGGGCGGCAGCAACGGCGGCTTCAACGCCGCCTCGACCGTGCCCGGCTACACGATCGCCGAGATCAACAACACCAGCGCCGCGACCGGGATCTTCGCGCCGCGCATCCCGTCCTATGTCAGCTACGACATCGACAACAAGCGCCTGGGCGTGACGGGGTCCTTCCAGTTCAAGCCCGACGCCGACACCGAAATCACGCTCGACACGCTGTACGCCTACCTGCACGGGATCCGAAAAGAAGCCCAGTTGCAGGCGATCGGCCTGTCCCGCTCCGGCGTCGGTAAGCCTCAGGCGATCATTCGCGACGGCGTCGTCCAGAACGGCAACCTCGTCTACGCCCGGATCGACAATGTCGATCTGCGCACCCAGTCGGCCTATGACGAGCTGAACACCGAGTTCAAGCAGTTCACCCTCTCGGCCAAGCGCCACTTCGGGTCGCGGCTGGTGCTCGGCGCCCTGGCAGGCTACGCGGACTCGACCTTCACCCAGCCGATCTCGACGATCGTCACCTTCGATCGCGCCAACAGCCAGAACTACGTCTACGACTTCCGCAATAGCCGTGCGCCGCAGATCCTGCTCGGCTTTGACCCGACCGACCCGGCCAGCTGGTCGGCCATCAACGGGACCTCTGAAGTCCGCATCCGGCCGCAGTTCGTCGAGAACCAGTTCTCCACGGCCAAGGTCTATGGCGAGTGGGAAGCCAGCGATAACCTGCGCATCAAGGCGGGTCTGGATTGGCGGAAGTTCGAGTACGACAGCTACGGGGCCTACCGCGCCAGCGAGACCGTCAGCCAAACCCTGACGCCCGCCGAGCTGGCTTCTGTGTCGACGGTGTTCAGCGGCTTTGGCAAGAACCTGGATCTGCCAACGGGCAACGCCACCGCCTGGCTCGCGCCGGATATCGACAAGTACAACGCCCTTCTGAACATCTATAGCAACTCTGGCATCTATGCCCTGACCAACACCAACAACAGCTCCGCGCGCGGCCAGTACGGTGCGGTCGAGGAGCAGAACACCGGGGCCTATATCCAAGCCGACTTCCGGTTCGAGGCTTTTGGCCTGCCGTTCCGGGGCGACGCTGGTCTACGCCGCGTCCACACCCAGCAGGAGTCGGCGGGCTACGCCGCCGTCAGCGGGGTGATCCAGCGCGTCGAGGTCAAGCGCGACTACAACCTGACCCTTCCCGCGTTCAACATCGCCGCTGACGTGACCGACACCTTCGTCGCCCGCTTCAGCGCGGCCAAGACCATCGCGCGCCCCGGCATCGGGTCGCTGTCGCCCGGCGGTGACGTGTCGGTGCAGGGCGCCAATCGCAACTACAGCTCGGGCAACCCCTTCCTGGACCCGACCCAGTCGAAGAACCTGGATGTGTCGCTGGAATGGTATCCGGCCGAGGGGACGATGGTCGCCGCGGGCTTCTTCTTCAAACGGATCGACACCTTCGTGGCCACGCTGCGTCGCGAGGCGGTCTACAACACCCTGGGCTTGCCGGACTCTCTGCTGACCGGCACCGGCGCGACGGCCGACCAGGTCTTCCAGGTGACCCAGCCGGTGAATTCTGATGGCGGTGACCTTAAGGGTTTCGAGATCAACGTCCAGCAGCCCTTCACCTTCCTGCCCGGCTTCTGGAGCAATTTCGGCGTCATCGCAAACTACACCTACGTCGACTCCAAGATCGAGTATCTGACCTCGACCGCGCCCGGCGCGCCGACCGTCAACGCCACGCTGGTGGGTCTGTCCAAGAACGCAGCCAACGCTACGCTCTACTACGAGACGGACAAATGGAGCGTGCGCGGTTCATTGGCCTATCGCGACGGCTACCTGACGCAGGTCCCCGGTAGCGACGGCAACACCGTCCAGGGCACCAACGAGACCCTGAACGTCGACGTCCAGGCCAGCTGGAACATTCGCGACAATCTTAAGCTGTCGGTCGAGGGCGTAAACCTAACCGACGAATTCAACGACCAGTATGTCGGCGATAGCAACCGCTTGAACGTCTATACCCACAGCGGCCGCCAGTTCATCGTCGGCCTCCGCTATAACTTCTAG
- a CDS encoding FG-GAP-like repeat-containing protein: MGFKATDFILPLRAGYTTAASHEVAFADFNGDGRLDVVLGYFLFPLEDRAVPIRVLAGNGSGGFVDATATLFPQGAPVTVHNRQIIVADFNKDGRADAFFADHGLDTSPFPGARNALLLSQGAAGLTNALAVVPNIADFTHSAAAGDIDGDGDLDIFVGNQGDGEEYPYFMLGDGKGGFTLSRTGLPTTLHNGDPGVTTDTLFDADGDGDLDLFLGPWDPRLRPAVVLENDGKGNFLKTLTTIAIPAHGTSENVIDSHAIDINGDGFLDLVVNTVVDFFTAGSIRFYINDGKGKFTDETASRLPSREADGWNPRVQFTDLNGDGKVDMLVSTGTSRPVFLNDGSGRFIQTATGYLPGATQYDKFNAADLNGDGRMDVFSVRGAWEGSEQFRIYLAEAPTAQAAIATAIGAVLRASSPALAGALSDKVAAGTLSQAGAIAEIVKTADQTTSVATLSYLFFTGKIPSNLGVDYLVSPTGPNPNNLNSAYYQTFNLENRYINFAVNLGRDGEGKAAFQSAYGSLSLFDATKKAYAHIFGATPTDTKVANLLSGGRDAYFAAYGQDGLNGQGTKAAMVGWLLAEAEKADLGVMARANAAWLTDLADGAAPFAIDILAPPNGYWKADFVFGGA; encoded by the coding sequence ATGGGCTTTAAAGCGACCGACTTCATATTGCCGCTGCGCGCAGGCTATACGACCGCTGCAAGCCACGAAGTGGCCTTCGCGGACTTCAACGGCGATGGCAGGCTTGACGTTGTCCTGGGCTACTTCCTTTTTCCGCTTGAAGATCGGGCGGTGCCGATCCGGGTGCTGGCCGGAAACGGTTCCGGAGGTTTCGTCGACGCCACGGCGACGCTCTTTCCGCAGGGCGCTCCGGTAACAGTCCACAACCGGCAGATCATCGTCGCCGACTTCAACAAGGACGGGCGCGCCGACGCTTTCTTCGCAGATCACGGCCTAGACACCTCGCCCTTTCCGGGCGCGCGCAACGCCCTGCTCCTGTCGCAGGGCGCGGCCGGCCTGACAAACGCGCTGGCGGTGGTGCCTAACATCGCCGACTTCACTCATTCGGCCGCCGCGGGCGACATCGACGGCGATGGCGACCTCGACATCTTCGTCGGCAATCAGGGTGACGGGGAGGAGTACCCCTATTTCATGCTGGGCGACGGCAAGGGCGGTTTCACGCTGAGCCGAACGGGTTTGCCGACCACACTGCACAACGGCGACCCGGGGGTCACCACCGATACCCTGTTTGACGCCGACGGGGACGGCGACCTTGACCTGTTCCTGGGCCCTTGGGACCCGCGCCTCCGCCCGGCGGTGGTGCTGGAGAACGACGGCAAGGGCAACTTCCTGAAGACCCTAACGACCATCGCCATTCCGGCCCATGGGACGTCCGAGAACGTCATCGACAGTCATGCCATCGACATCAACGGCGACGGCTTTCTAGACCTGGTGGTCAATACGGTCGTCGACTTCTTCACCGCCGGCTCGATCCGCTTCTACATCAACGATGGCAAGGGCAAGTTCACCGACGAAACGGCCTCGCGCCTACCATCGCGCGAGGCCGACGGCTGGAATCCCCGCGTCCAGTTCACCGACCTGAACGGCGACGGCAAGGTGGATATGTTGGTCTCCACCGGCACGTCCCGGCCCGTCTTTCTCAACGATGGCTCGGGCCGTTTCATTCAGACGGCCACAGGCTATCTCCCCGGCGCCACCCAGTATGACAAGTTCAACGCGGCCGACCTCAATGGCGACGGTCGCATGGACGTGTTCTCCGTCCGGGGGGCTTGGGAGGGAAGCGAGCAGTTCCGGATCTATCTGGCCGAGGCTCCGACGGCCCAAGCGGCGATCGCAACGGCCATAGGCGCGGTCCTGCGCGCGTCGAGTCCGGCCCTCGCCGGGGCGCTCTCCGATAAGGTCGCAGCTGGGACCCTGAGCCAGGCTGGGGCGATCGCGGAAATCGTCAAGACCGCCGACCAGACGACCTCGGTGGCGACGCTCAGCTACCTCTTCTTCACCGGCAAGATCCCGAGTAACCTTGGCGTCGACTATCTGGTTTCGCCCACCGGCCCGAACCCCAACAACCTCAACAGCGCCTACTACCAGACCTTTAATCTGGAGAACCGCTACATCAATTTCGCGGTCAATCTGGGCCGAGACGGCGAGGGCAAGGCTGCCTTCCAGTCCGCCTACGGATCGCTCAGCCTCTTCGACGCGACGAAGAAAGCTTACGCCCATATCTTTGGGGCGACGCCGACGGACACCAAGGTGGCGAACTTGCTGTCGGGCGGGCGGGACGCCTATTTCGCCGCCTATGGCCAGGATGGCTTGAACGGCCAGGGGACCAAGGCGGCCATGGTCGGGTGGCTGCTGGCCGAGGCCGAGAAAGCGGACCTGGGCGTCATGGCCCGCGCCAACGCGGCCTGGTTGACCGATTTGGCCGACGGCGCTGCGCCCTTCGCCATCGACATACTGGCGCCGCCCAACGGCTACTGGAAGGCGGACTTTGTCTTCGGTGGCGCCTAA